One Takifugu rubripes chromosome 19, fTakRub1.2, whole genome shotgun sequence genomic window carries:
- the LOC101063528 gene encoding phosphatidylinositol 5-phosphate 4-kinase type-2 gamma-like isoform X2: MLLSGRKIRRDLAARLITQFLITHPRCQNLENLPGQFKFKEYCPQVFRNLRERFGIEDQDYQVSLARSPPIKNEDGVCVGLLMTSYDRTLVGKEISSEEVEEMHNILSEYHQHIVTCHGNTLLPQFLGMYRVTVENEDTYLLVMRNVFSHRLHIHRKYDLKGSLVSREASFKEKVKELPTFKDVDFRNNMQKVYVSEEEKEKILDKLGRDIEFLVRMRIMDYSLLLGIHDIERAEREEEEDEMESASEEEEEEGDENDLPPLLGSSSPEGISGYLNSFKAMGPGEFDPYLDVYAVQSVVGAPRREVYFLGLIDVLTQYDTKKKAAHAAKAVKHGAGSEISVHPDQYAKRFLEFISKIFA; encoded by the exons ATGCTCCTGTCAGGACGGAAGATCAGACGTGACCTGGCAGCTCGATTAATCACACAATTCCTCATCACACACCCTCGCTGTCAAAATTT AGAGAATCTTCCGGGACAGTTCAAATTTAAGGAGTACTGCCCCCAGGTGTTCAGGAACCTGCGAGAGAGATTTGGAATCGAAGACCAGGATTACCAG GTTTCTCTAGCACGCAGTCCTCCCATCAAAAATGAAgacggggtgtgtgtggggctgcTGATGACGTCATACGATCGCACGTTGGTCGGGAAAGAAATCTccagtgaggaggtggaggaaatgcaCAACATCCTGTCTGAGTATCACCAG CACATTGTCACCTGCCATGGCAACACGCTCCTCCCTCAGTTTCTGGGCATGTACAGAGTGACCGTGGAGAACGAGGACACCTACCTGTTAGTTATGAGGAACGTGTTCAGCCACAGACTGCACATCCACAGGAAGTATGACCTTAAG ggGTCCCTGGTGTCTCGTGAAGCAAGCTTTAAAGAGAAG GTAAAGGAGCTCCCAACGTTTAAAGACGTGGACTTCCGGAATAACATGCAGAAGGTGTACgtgagtgaggaggagaaggagaagatccTGGATAAACTTGGCAGAGATATCGAG TTTTTGGTTCGGATGAGGATCATGGACTACAGCCTGCTGCTGGGTATCCATGACATAGAACGGgctgagagagaggaagaggaggatgagatggagtcagcctctgaggaagaggaagaagagggggatGAAAATGATCTACCTCCTCTGCTGGGCTCTAGCTCACCAGAGGGTATCAGTGGCTACCTGAACTCCTTCAAAGCCATGGGTCCTGGAGAGTTTGACCCATACCTGGATGTGTATGCTGTTCAGAGTGTTGTTG GTGCGCCCAGAAGGGAGGTTTATTTCCTGGGCCTGATTGATGTGTTGACGCAGTACGACACCAAGAAGAAAGCCGCTCATGCCGCCAAAGCTGTCAAACATGGG GCGGGATCCGAAATCTCAGTCCACCCAGATCAGTATGCAAAGCGTTTCCTGGAGTTCATCAGTAAGATCTTTGCCTAG